From the genome of Biomphalaria glabrata chromosome 1, xgBioGlab47.1, whole genome shotgun sequence, one region includes:
- the LOC106051868 gene encoding uncharacterized protein LOC106051868 isoform X1, translating to MVRRLCQYFGVVYLLVSVVHGAPELLTNPGFESGLNNWVHDGFTMTVEKSVVHGGTSSVKCTGRGQSWMGPGQYITPKPGGRYAFSAYLKLINDISGTTYQNAAIKINFKWKDTGADDYFAVTSRPFLNVARGWVHIGADFRVPNREYTQAKIYLEGLAPHVDFYFDDATLTEIPEDRAWKAEANQRIESLRKSNIHFKFNVGSGFNVNDLRVEIDHKKHLFGFGSQMPADYLVNPDFRQYQNIAYYMFNWATIEQYKWPYNRGTKDNPDFSVAVAATDELRRHGLNVRGHCMFWSVPGNQPSYASSMTGQTLKDTVDSHIRYMTGITKGKLSHWDVNNELLHGRFFETHTGDEHYSYHMFQAVHAADPKPTLFLNDYNVVAYGEYTLAYLDQIQQFKAANVGLGAVGIQSHFPSYTAPDPTLMKYRLDLLAKAGLPMWVTELDLSAHDENTRADWYETALRLYFSHPSIEGIIFWGFWDHDMSPNMALVHGNTFALDKAGERYLQLTKHEWSTHVNRSLSAGTSFDVRGFQGDYDVIVWYQNKPIKIQSFSVGKSNVTVNVDISGNGQAIHLPTHADPFVFVPVQHATTSNGLTTEGHATSTSTSHQLTCTTHASGESEVGDDKEVEVGCGTDEVLTGCSSYLKNNDWHKDGERIVITNNKPSCKAVNGYRTTAGIKAYARCCKLSGLTCTYKVAGPSGTGVDDQVVAPCASDGFPLGCTAHTYMSDSDGSFITNTSCVAQNDGVSQGVYAYAACCKGGNIKCTTVHSAPSGHPVGARATVTCPAGQVMTGCTVYSTNAKAAGSFIEAINGVDTCVAVNGYERFGHEEAVRAYASCCSA from the exons ATGGTTAGGCGGTTGTGTCAGTATTTTGGGGTTGTGTATCTGTTGGTGAGTGTGGTGCATGGCGCCCCGGAGTTGTTGACCAATCCAGGCTTCGAGAGCGGCTTAAACAATTGGGTTCACGATGGTTTTACGATGACAGTGGAGAAATCTGTGGTGCATGGTGGGACATCAAGTGTGAAATGCACAGgaag AGGCCAGTCATGGATGGGCCCAGGCCAGTATATCACACCAAAACCTGGAGGCCGTTATGCATTTAGCGCTTACCTGAAACTTATCAATGACATCTCAGGCACTACTTATCAGAATGCAGCCATCAAGATCAACTTCAAATGGAAAGACACGG GTGCTGATGACTATTTTGCGGTTACTAGTCGACCATTTTTAAACGTTGCACGAGGGTGGGTGCATATAGGTGCAGACTTTCGGGTTCCCAATAGAg AATATACCCAGGCCAAGATCTACTTGGAAGGGCTCGCGCCCCATGTTGATTTTTACTTTGACGACGCTACTCTAACGGAGATTCCCGAGGACAGAGCGTGGAAGGCAGAAGCTAACCAGAGGATCGAGTCTTTAAGAAAGAGCAACATCCACTTCAA GTTCAACGTCGGCTCTGGATTTAACGTGAATGATCTCAGAGTTGAG ATTGACCACAAGAAGCACTTGTTTGGGTTCGGATCTCAGATGCCCGCTGACTATCTAGTTAATCCAGACTTTCGCCAATATCAGAACATAGCTTATTACATGTTCAACTGGGCGACTATAGAACAGTACAAGTGGCCCTACAACCGTGGAACTAAG GATAATCCTGACTTCTCAGTGGCAGTGGCGGCGACAGATGAGCTAAGACGACATGG CCTTAATGTCAGAGGTCACTGCATGTTTTGGTCTGTACCAGGCAACCAGCCAAGCTATGCTTCATCAATGACCGGTCAAACATTAAAAGATACTGTGGACTCACACATCAGATACATGACAGGAATAACAAAGGGAAA GTTATCGCACTGGGATGTCAACAATGAGCTTCTCCATGGGCGCTTCTTCGAGACCCACACAGGGGATGAACACTACAGCTACCACATGTTCCAGGCGGTCCACGCCGCTGATCCTAAGCCGACACTGTTTCTGAACGATTACAACGTGGTGGCTTATGGCGAGTACACGCTG GCTTACTTGGACCAGATCCAGCAATTCAAGGCTGCTAATGTTGGGTTGGGTGCTGTTGGGATTCAGAGTCATTTCCCTTCTTATACAGCCCCGGATCCTACGCTCATGAAG tatcGTCTCGACCTATTAGCCAAGGCTGGATTACCAATGTGGGTAACTGAATTGGACTTATCCGCTCACGACGAGAACACAAGAGCCGACTG GTATGAGACGGCGCTCAGACTCTACTTTAGCCATCCGTCTATTGAAGGAATTATTTTCTGGGGCTTCTGGGATCACGACATGAGTCCCAACATGGCTTTGGTGCACGGAAACACTTTTGCG CTGGACAAGGCTGGAGAGCGCTACCTTCAGCTGACCAAGCATGAGTGGAGCACCCATGTCAATAGATCTTTGTCTGCTGGTACTTCATTCGATGTCCGAGGTTTCCAGGGCGACTACGATGTGATCGTCTGGTACCAGAATAAGCCAATCAAAATACAATCCTTTTCAGTTGGCAAGTCTAATGTGACCGTTAACGTGGACATTTCCGGAAACGGAC AAGCTATACATCTACCCACCCACGCTGACCCGTTTGTCTTTGTGCCTGTCCAACATGCAACAACTAGCAATGGTCTGACAACTGAGGGTCACGCAACATCCACCTCTACCTCCCACCAACTGACCTGTACCACTCATGCATCAGGAGAGTCTGAAGTTGGGGACGACAAGGAGGTGGAAGTGGGCTGCGGTACCGATGAAGTTTTAACTGGATGTTCGAGCTACCTCAAA AACAACGATTGGCATAAAGATGGTGAACGAATCGTTATAACAAATAATAAGCCATCGTGTAAAGCCGTGAATGGCTATAGGACTACAGCAG GTATTAAGGCTTATGCAAGGTGCTGTAAACTGAGTGGATTGACCTGTACTTATAAAGTGGCTGGACCTTCTGGAACTGGAGTTGACGACCAAGTTGTAGCTCCCTGTGCTTCGGATGGTTTTCCACTGG GTTGTACAGCACACACTTACATGTCCGACTCTGATGGCTCGTTCATCACCAATACCTCATGTGTAGCACAGAATGATGGCGTATCACAAG GTGTATATGCCTATGCTGCATGCTGTAAAGGTGGAAACATCAAGTGTACCACGGTCCACTCAGCTCCTAGTGGTCACCCAGTTGGTGCCAGGGCAACAGTTACATGTCCAGCTGGTCAAGTCATGACAGGGTGTACTGTCTACTCAACTAACGCTAAAGCAGCAGGTTCATTCATAGAAG CTATTAATGGAGTGGATACCTGTGTGGCTGTTAATGGCTATGAAAGATTTGGACATGAGGAAGCAGTCCGAGCTTATGCTTCATGTTGCAGTGCCTAA